A segment of the Odoribacter splanchnicus DSM 20712 genome:
GCCGCTTTTAAGGCGGTGGCCGATAGCAAACAGGTGGCTGTCCTGGTGCCGACGACTGTTTTGGCTTATCAGCATTACCATACTTTTTCCAGGCGGCTGGAAGGCATGCCCTGTCGGGTGGAATATATCAGCCGGATGAAGAAACCCGGAGAAATTAAGAAAATCCTGAACGATCTGAAGGAAGGCAAAGTAGATATCATAATCGGTACCCATCGGCTGACCAGCAAAGATGTCGTATTTAAAGATCTGGGATTGTTGATCGTCGATGAGGAACAAAAATTCGGAGTCGGGGTAAAGGAAAAACTGAAGACCCTGAAATTGAATGTAGATACCCTGACTATGACGGCGACTCCGATCCCGCGTACTTTACAATTTTCATTGATGGGAGCCCGCGATATGTCGATTATCCGTACTCCGCCGCCCAACCGTTATCCCATTGTAACGGAATTGCACCGTTTCGACGAGCAGCTGATCAAAGAGGTGATTCTTTATGAAATGGCCCGTAACGGTCAGGTGTTTTTTATCCACAACCGGGTCGAGACCATCCGGGATATTCAGGGCATGCTGCAACGGATTGTCCCGCAGGTGAAAACCTGTGTTGCACATGGACAAATGGAAGGCGAAGAACTTGAAAAAGTGATGCATGATTTTGTCCGGGGCGATTACGATGTTTTGATCGCTACGACTATTATCGAGTCGGGGCTGGATATTCCGAATGCCAATACGATGATCATCAACCAGGCCCAGAATTATGGGCTTAGTGATCTGCACCAGCTGAGAGGCCGGGTGGGACGTTCGAATAAAAAGGCTTTTTGTTATTTATTGACCCCTCCTTTGGATACGGTTAATTCGGATGCCAGGCGCCGGCTGAAAGCGATCGAAGATTTCAGCGGTTTAGGAAGTGGTTTTAATATAGCGATGCAGGACCTCGATATCCGCGGGGCCGGGAATATCCTGGGAGCGGAACAGTCGGGATTTATTGCTGAAATCGGTTACGAAACCTATCAGCGTATATTGAATGAAGCTCTGCTGGAATTACGCGAAGAAGAGTTCCCTGGAATGGAAACGCCTCCGACCGAACAAAAGCAGGCTTACGTTGCCGATTGTGTGATCGAATCCGATTTCGAAGTATTGATTCCGGATACCTATGTGGAGAATATCAGCGAGAGGATCCGGCTGTATCGGGAGTTGGACAATATTCCGGATGAGGCCGGCCTGGAGAAATTCGGGCAAGAGCTGAAAGACCGTTTTGGCGAAATTCCGGCACAGGTGACCGGATTGATGGAAATTGTGAGGATGAGACGCCGGTGTATGGATTTAGGGATCGAGAGATTATTGGTGAAGAATGGGAAAATGATCATGTATTTTGTCGGCGAACAGACTTCTCCTTTTTATCAGTCGGCCTTGTTTGCCGCTATACTGAGGTTTGTGCAGCTGCAAATTTTGCCTTGCCGGTTCAGTGAAAAAAATAATAAATTATCGCTCGTGTTTACAGAAATTACGAATATTATGAAAATGTCGCGTTATGTGCGGGAGATGTGGGAGAAAACAGAGGCAGGTAACAGATGATAGATCAGAGATTTGAATTTTAGGCAATGAATTTGGTAATCGATATCGGGAATACCCGTAGTAAATATGCTTTTTTTCAGGAAGACCGGCTGATCGGGGTAAACTATCGGTTGGATTCGATTCTTGAAGACATTCGGGTATGGAAAGAAAAAGGGGAAAAGGTTTGGATATTTCTTACCGGAAGTGGTCATATCGATTCCGAAATGCAGCTGGCTATAAAAGAGCAAGCCGATTACTGGCTGGAAGCTTCGCCTGCTTTGGAGGTACCGTTGAAAATCGGATATGCTACTCCCGAGACCTTGGGATTCGACCGGATCGCTATTTGTGTCGGAGCAAAGAGTTATTACCCGGGGGCTTCCCTCTTGGTGATCGATTCGGGTACCTGTATCACTTATAAT
Coding sequences within it:
- a CDS encoding type III pantothenate kinase: MNLVIDIGNTRSKYAFFQEDRLIGVNYRLDSILEDIRVWKEKGEKVWIFLTGSGHIDSEMQLAIKEQADYWLEASPALEVPLKIGYATPETLGFDRIAICVGAKSYYPGASLLVIDSGTCITYNYVSAEGVFLGGNISPGLEMRFNGLHRFTARLPLVTPTETYGGIGQSTEEAIRNGVMSGMLFEVQQYIECFLGQYPEGHVLITGGNAHFLERHLTPDILFCKYLSFVGLNEILKYVKKSNY